One window of the Leishmania panamensis strain MHOM/PA/94/PSC-1 chromosome 8 sequence genome contains the following:
- a CDS encoding hypothetical protein (TriTrypDB/GeneDB-style sysID: LpmP.08.0050), with the protein MASFKELNDRLTKQSYVSGYTPSTDDEKLFREIFGDNANVVQWAARMATYYPSERANMQRLPVESEDSSEMK; encoded by the coding sequence ATGGCGTCTTTTAAGGAACTGAACGACCGCCTGACGAAGCAGTCGTACGTGTCTGGCTACACCCCAAGCACCGACGATGAAAAGCTCTTTCGCGAGATCTTTGGCGACAATGCAAACGTAGTTCAGTGGGCTGCGCGCATGGCGACGTACTACCCTAGCGAGCGCGCCAATATGCAGCGCCTACCTGTTGAGTCGGAAGACTCCTCGGAAATGAAGTAG
- a CDS encoding phosphoglycerate mutase protein, putative (TriTrypDB/GeneDB-style sysID: LpmP.08.0060), which translates to MAYIHICRHGQDMDNAHGILNGHRNEPLSDLGRSQAVTVANKIKESGVNYSIIYSSPLQRALDTASVIGAAVGVQVQVRADLIERDFGVLSGKPYSDISKYAGDKLLQGDKVLYFLEVEGCENFDQCYKRAQGVLADVNAIHAGEHVLLVCHGDIGKMLQAAHAKVEWQEGLRLPYFVNTEVIEL; encoded by the coding sequence ATGGCCTACATTCACATCTGCCGCCATGGTCAGGATATGGACAACGCGCACGGCATTTTGAACGGACACCGAAACGAGCCGCTCTCTGATCTCGGTCGTAGTCAAGCTGTAACGGTTGCCAACAAGATCAAAGAGAGCGGTGTCAACTACAGCATCATCTACTCCtccccgctgcagcgcgctctTGACACGGCGTCGGTGATTGGTGCCGCGGTGGGCgtgcaggtgcaggtgcgtgcTGACCTAATCGAACGCGACTTCGGCGTTTTGTCAGGAAAGCCGTACAGCGACATATCTAAGTACGCCGGCGATAAGCTGCTACAAGGAGACAAAGTTCTGTACTTTCTGGAAGTTGAGGGCTGTGAAAATTTTGACCAGTGCTACAAACGGGCTCAGGGTGTGCTGGCGGATGTGAATGCGATACACGCTGGTGAGCACGTCCTGCTCGTCTGTCATGGTGACATTGGGAAGATGTTGCAAGCGGCACATGCCAAGGTGGAATGGCAGGAAGGACTTCGGCTCCCCTATTTTGTCAACACCGAGGTGATTGAGCTATAG
- a CDS encoding hypothetical protein (TriTrypDB/GeneDB-style sysID: LpmP.08.0070) encodes MPPKRWAKPNQKGAYGENACTSDAVLHFICNGIRSDNFLGLSEEELTGMATELMHVKTRAEVAEWAKTLMLSEAFAAEVTKRREQSGPAFEGEIVPNTPSCLSASTAGGECGTLNATKRVTGASKRSKRGVNVNHLPKTSSATEALRPGRFECGCFATVHNLRGSCANCGRIICEQEADEVCYACGLEPSRCIAYEISVQEGRLSEAAQQRNQADYKTAVEQRDRLLEYAQNRAKRTTVIDDQSATLFSPQSTWLLPEERRAAEKSAAEIERQHNIELMHRQRGTYQVHMEFVSQNLPLGARKENSGGMDAVPGVAEAAAEDEETGGAGEIVVPTGAEPLPSLLHKIWYSPDGRRVESEPSGKRDKNGGGRCSSVVDVNLPGQEGTSVPLTSRPTQRHFDDVSRRVQQHYFEDDVEVFAAEAEEAERAKSELIVVPQALLTEEKGSAMEYDTEATNASLHPELVNRSAATLSSRFAVTTIMRNTDDGICLSMHQPWASLLVAGIKRHEGRVWGTTYRGRLWIHATSSKPTNVEEVGAYYSKFVAPGQVLPKHYPTKVLLGYVYVTDCLDREAYEAAFKPAERQEESPYSFICVEPKVLPFPLPMNGSHKLFTLEHRVHTAARKQLGEAY; translated from the coding sequence ATGCCGCCAAAGCGGTGGGCAAAGCCGAACCAGAAGGGCGCATATGGCGAGAATGCCTGTACGTCTgacgcagtgctgcactTTATATGCAATGGGATCCGCAGTGACAATTTCCTAGGTCTCTCGGAAGAGGAGCTAACTGGAATGGCAACTGAGTTAATGCACGTGAAGACGCgcgcggaggtggcggagtgGGCTAAGACGCTGATGCTATCCGAGGCCTTTGCTGCGGAGGTGACTAAGCGGCGAGAGCAGTCGGGGCCAGCTTTTGAGGGTGAGATTGTTCCCAACACACCGTCCTGCTTGTCTGCGTCGACTGCGGGAGGTGAGTGTGGTACGCTGAATGCAACGAAGCGCGTCACCGGAGCTTCGAAGCGATCGAAACGCGGAGTTAATGTCAATCATCTCCCAAAGacaagcagcgccaccgagGCACTTAGGCCAGGTCGTTTTGAGTGCGGATGCTTTGCCACTGTCCACAACCTGCGTGGAAGCTGTGCCAACTGCGGCCGGATCATCTGCGAGCAGGAGGCAGATGAGGTATGTTACGCTTGTGGACTGGAGCCATCCCGATGCATCGCGTATGAGATCTCGGTCCAGGAAGGCAGGCtgagcgaggcggcgcagcagcgcaatcAGGCGGACTACAAAACAGCTGTGGAACAACGGGACCGCTTGCTGGAGTACGCTCAGAATCGCGCGAAGCGAACTACTGTCATCGACGACCAGTCAGCCACGCTGTTCTCGCCGCAGAGTACGTGGTTGTTGCCAGAGGAGCGCCGAGCAGCTGAGAAGTCTGCCGCGGAAATtgagcggcagcacaacaTCGAGCTCAtgcaccgccagcgcggcACCTACCAAGTGCACATGGAGTTTGTGTCGCAGAACCTGCCGCTGGGGGCGCGGAAAGAGAATTCCGGAGGCATGGACGCCGTTCCCGGTGTCGCggaggctgctgcggaggacgaggagacgGGAGGAGCGGGTGAAATAGTCGTACCCACTGGGGCAGAGCCGCTACCGTCGTTGTTGCATAAAATCTGGTACAGCCCCGACGGCAGGCGAGTCGAGTCAGAGCCTAGTGGCAAGAGGGACAAGAACGGAGGCGGAcgttgcagcagcgttgTAGACGTAAACTTGCCAGGGCAGGAGGGGACGTCGGTGCCTCTGACATCACGACCAACGCAGCGCCATTTTGACGATGTGTCTCGACGAGTACAGCAGCACTACTTTGAAGACGACGTGGAGGTGTTTGCTGCggaagcagaggaggcggagagggcaaAATCGGAGCTCATTGTTGTGCCTCAAGCGCTACTcacggaggagaagggtTCAGCAATGGAGTACGACACCGAAGCCACCAATGCCTCCCTCCACCCGGAGCTCGTGAATCGGTCTGCTGCTACGCTGTCCTCTCGCTTTGCTGTGACAACCATTATGCGCAATACAGATGATGGCATTTGCTTGTCCATGCATCAGCCGTGGGCAAGCCTGCTCGTGGCTGGTATAAAACGACATGAAGGTCGCGTGTGGGGGACCACGTATCGAGGTCGTCTGTGGATTCACGCGACCTCGTCGAAGCCTACCAACGTGGAGGAGGTAGGGGCGTATTACTCGAAGTTTGTGGCCCCAGGTCAAGTGCTCCCAAAGCACTACCCTACCAAGGTACTCCTTGGGTACGTCTATGTAACGGACTGCCTTGATCGAGAGGCATACGAGGCCGCGTTTAAGCCGGCGGAGCGCCAAGAGGAGTCACCGTACTCTTTCATTTGTGTGGAGCCAAAGGTGCTACCTTTTCCATTGCCCATGAACGGCAGCCATAAGCTGTTCACCCTTGAGCACCGCGTACACACCGCTGCACGAAAGCAGCTGGGTGAAGCGTATTGA
- a CDS encoding ATP-dependent DEAD/H RNA helicase, putative (TriTrypDB/GeneDB-style sysID: LpmP.08.0080) yields the protein MPKRVRDADDDLGPSTSESGETDSMKDTVSGTSAMYERLHGPLDDDSSLASSTTTTSSLDPEDSEDDNTSKRLLLYAKVTAGAKAQAAGSMSAAAAAAQSGPAAFLRGLNSSTSTTSASAAAAALNRLKSELLKPVAQPTALTVVNAEDESAHVLTSIVSRKLPPPPAGDAKKLRQLAYVDHSQMHYAPIRTDFYVVPPDMTNLTADEMRALLKELDGAKVHGQNVPRPMRSWDGTGLPDRVLEELEKHGYRCPFAVQSLGSPALMSGRDLLLTAKTGSGKTLCYALPLLRHCADQPRCEKGEGPIGLVLVPTQELAVQVFTLLNELGEAAGLRCVASYGSTSLAENIRHAKTGCEMMVATPGRLLDLLTVNGGKAMSLSRVSFVIVDEADRLFDSGFMEHVEAFLKNIRPNRVTGMISATMPKELRGAVVQHLQNPVVISVGGKPTPASNVEQQFFFVDEEVYDANNIKADMTPRLVKLLALLGEEGGNGQNLILIFTQRKEEVDELLGRLTTLGYANRVATLYSGMDPIDREFALEHFAPGKQFILVATAVAERGLDIPYLGLVINYRLPNHYEAYVHRIGRTGRAGRSGRAVSFFTRGKDDDIAPELVEGLERAEQRVPEELYEVAEKVRALRKSGDARYNSGFFRGYRDAKVQFFTDRNKKEKVREAARAAGLEQFLSSSSSSDSDASSDEDANITAVPVQSRARAASVEEAGANAMALMLHRGALNGALTLSSAQEDRISKALAFAQKTTTAATAAADEMTTVRFQSEYPINDLPDAVRGKLQSGTFMRSVAEMTETSLIRKGVYFDPRYKHSRRMKEGEKPLYLLVVGKSMEAVRAARNKLDEVKAELLSKQKKTVSVTGATL from the coding sequence ATGCCTAAGCGTGTGCGCGATGCTGATGACGACCTAGGGCCATCCACCTCGGAGAGCGGAGAGACGGACTCAATGAAGGACACCGTATCTGGCACCAGTGCCATGTACGAGAGGCTTCACGGTCCTCTTGATGATGATTCGTCTCTTGCCAGCAGCACTACCACGACTTCTTCCCTCGACCCCGAGGACTCAGAAGACGATAACACATCAaagcgtctgctgctgtacgCCAAGGTGACGGCAGGCGCAAAGGCACAAGCAGCAGGCTCAATgtccgctgcggctgccgcagcacaaAGCGGCCCTGCCGCATTTCTGCGAGGTTTGAATAGCAGCACTAGTACCACCTCCgcgagtgctgctgcggcggcgctgaatCGCCTGAAATCGGAGCTGCTCAAGCCAGTGGCACAGCCGACGGCCTTGACCGTGGTGAATGCGGAGGATGAATCCGCTCATGTTCTTACCAGCATCGTGTCGCGgaagctgccgccaccgccagcgggTGATGCCAAGAAGCTGCGTCAGCTGGCCTACGTTGACCACAGCCAGATGCACTACGCTCCCATTCGCACAGACTTCTATGTGGTCCCGCCGGACATGACGAACCTCACCGCTGACGAAATGCGGGCTTTGCTAAAGGAACTGGATGGGGCCAAGGTTCATGGGCAGAATGTGCCGCGACCAATGCGCTCTTGGGACGGCACCGGACTGCCGGATcgcgtgctggaggagctggagaagcacGGGTATAGGTGCCCTTTCGCAGTGCAGTCGCTCGGCTCACCCGCGCTAATGAGCGGACGCGACTTACTCCTCACTGCAAAGACGGGGTCAGGCAAAACGCTCTGTtacgcgctgccgctcctccggCATTGCGCGGACCAGCCGCGGTGTGAGAAGGGTGAGGGCCCCATAGGGCTGGTACTTGTTCCCACGCAGGAGCTCGCTGTGCAAGTATTCACGCTGCTCAACGAGTTGGGCGAGGCCGCCGGGCTACGCTGTGTCGCCTCGTACGGCAGCACGTCGCTAGCGGAGAACATCCGGCACGCCAAGACAGGGTGCGAGATGATGGTGGCGACGCCGGGTCGACTGCTAGACCTTCTCACCGTGAACGGCGGCAAAGCAATGAGCCTGTCGCGCGTTTCCTTTGTCATCGTTGACGAGGCAGATCGCCTCTTCGACAGCGGCTTCATGGAGCACGTGGAAGCCTTTCTGAAGAACATACGCCCCAACCGCGTAACGGGTATGATAAGCGCTACGATGCCGAAAGAGCTGCGCGGGGCGGTAGTGCAGCACCTTCAGAACCCTGTTGTCATCTCCGTCGGCGGAAAACCAACGCCTGCGTCAAATGTCGAGCAGCAGTTTTTCTTCGTCGATGAGGAGGTGTACGACGCGAACAACATCAAGGCAGACATGACCCCACGTCTTGTGAagctgcttgcgctgctgggcgaggagggcggcaACGGTCAGAACCTGATCCTCATCTTCACACAGCggaaggaagaggtggaCGAGTTGTTGGGGCGGCTCACGACCTTGGGCTACGCAAACCGCGTGGCGACACTCTACAGCGGGATGGATCCCATCGACCGCGAGTTCGCGCTTGAGCACTTTGCCCCAGGCAAACAGTTCATCCTTGTCGCCACTGCAGTCGCAGAGCGCGGTTTGGATATTCCGTACCTCGGCCTCGTCATTAACTACCGCTTGCCGAACCATTATGAAGCGTATGTGCATCGTATTGGCCGCACCGGCCGGGCCGGCCGCAGCGGGCGTGCCGTGAGCTTTTTCACCCGCGGCAAGGATGACGACATCGCACCGGAGCTGGTGGAAGGGCTTGAGCGCGCGGAGCAGCGGGTTCCAGAGGAGCTGTACGAGGTTGCCGAGAAGGTGCGAGCCCTGCGCAAGTCTGGCGATGCTCGGTACAACAGCGGCTTTTTTCGCGGCTACCGCGACGCGAAGGTGCAGTTCTTCACTGATCGCAAtaagaaggagaaggtgcgggAGGCTGCCCGCGCGGCCGGGTTGGAGCAGTTTctgagctcctcctcctcttccgacTCGGATGCCTCTAGCGACGAGGATGCCAACATCACTGCGGTGCCCGTGCAATCCAGGGCTCGTGCTGCGtcagtggaggaggcaggggCGAACGCGATGGCGCTGATGCTGCACCGTGGTGCACTAAACGGCGCGTTGACTTTGTCCTCTGCGCAGGAGGACCGCATCTCCAAAGCCCTGGCATTCGCGCAGAAGACAACCACGgcggccacggcggcggcagacgAGATGACGACGGTGCGCTTTCAGAGCGAGTACCCCATCAACGACTTGCCGGATGCCGTTCGCGGCAAGCTGCAGAGCGGTACGTTTATGCGCTCTGTCGCTGAGATGACGGAGACGTCATTGATCCGCAAGGGTGTGTACTTCGATCCACGCTACAAGCACTCTCGGCGGatgaaggaaggagagaagccaTTGTATCTTCTGGTAGTCGGAAAGTCCATGGAAGCGGTGCGGGCAGCTCGCAACAAGCTCGACGAGGTAAAGGCAGAGCTACTGAGCAAACAGAAGAAGACGGTGTCTGTGACGGGGGCCACTCTCTAG